In Candidatus Methylomirabilis limnetica, the following proteins share a genomic window:
- a CDS encoding LapA family protein: MNQFSLIGFLILAVVIATFSIQNSGEAIVTFIWWQFQGSLVVVILISTALGAIMAIFLSLPGTFRLRMRLREQTQRIAELEQQLQERETTHTSDMSGTR; encoded by the coding sequence ATGAATCAGTTCTCCCTGATAGGCTTCCTGATTCTCGCAGTGGTCATCGCAACCTTTTCCATTCAGAACTCGGGCGAGGCGATCGTCACCTTCATCTGGTGGCAGTTTCAGGGTTCGCTGGTGGTAGTGATCCTGATTTCAACCGCCCTCGGAGCGATCATGGCGATCTTTTTGAGCCTTCCCGGAACCTTCCGGCTGCGAATGCGATTACGGGAGCAGACCCAGCGAATCGCTGAACTGGAGCAGCAACTCCAAGAGCGTGAAACGACACACACCTCGGATATGTCCGGAACCCGGTGA
- a CDS encoding phosphoribosyltransferase family protein: MMDAEILERINRGIILRTGAYLTNDHFVLSSGRHAQEYVEKALATTEPAFTEGLGDVIAKHFAEEPIDLVLTTGYGASLLGHCVARAHPLRPRFIYAGKQRDESGVSYVALPRGFRQYFVGNPKVLIVEDIVTTGETVKELIKLVNSLGGTVVGIGTLWRRIRKVNFTFPFFTLVDREFPTYAPKNCPMCRRGIPINQEFLPEPGPQKSHRMKTGTN; encoded by the coding sequence ATGATGGACGCAGAGATCTTGGAGCGGATCAACCGGGGTATCATCCTCAGGACCGGAGCGTATCTCACGAACGATCACTTCGTATTGTCCTCGGGGCGTCACGCCCAGGAGTACGTGGAGAAGGCGTTAGCTACCACCGAGCCGGCCTTCACGGAAGGGTTAGGAGACGTGATCGCAAAGCATTTCGCCGAGGAGCCGATCGACCTGGTCCTTACCACCGGCTACGGCGCCTCGTTGCTGGGCCATTGCGTGGCGCGCGCTCATCCTTTGCGACCCCGCTTCATCTATGCCGGCAAGCAACGCGATGAGTCCGGTGTCAGCTATGTAGCTCTTCCGAGGGGATTTCGGCAGTACTTTGTTGGTAACCCTAAGGTGCTGATTGTCGAAGACATTGTGACTACTGGTGAGACTGTCAAGGAGCTTATTAAACTGGTCAACTCATTAGGCGGGACGGTGGTTGGAATCGGGACACTCTGGCGACGGATTCGAAAGGTGAACTTCACGTTCCCCTTTTTTACGCTGGTCGACCGGGAATTCCCGACGTACGCCCCGAAGAACTGCCCGATGTGCCGCAGAGGGATCCCGATTAATCAGGAGTTTTTACCGGAGCCTGGCCCACAGAAGTCTCACCGGATGAAGACTGGCACCAACTGA
- a CDS encoding acyloxyacyl hydrolase, which translates to MVNKLRRIPVCIWLAMFAILPPAISWAETSLPLLTADKGAPSQQTVTLGRETELIAARTLAFAGTEDSRQIETEKKPTFSPEEGFQSGTWHLGVKSGYGDSHKIFAGRESGVNFAPLFFQIGYTVTDVHGPFPVRGSLEVIFEPTFMFISEPTKTFGEGASILLRYNFVTGTRWVPFFEAGIGILHWNLHIPRDLNSQVNFTIMSGPGVNYFVNDNLAITGQVGLHHISNGGRKSPNVGVNSSMYLLGVSYYF; encoded by the coding sequence ATGGTCAATAAATTGAGGCGTATACCGGTTTGTATCTGGCTAGCTATGTTCGCGATCCTACCACCTGCCATATCATGGGCTGAGACCTCACTACCACTGTTGACGGCCGATAAGGGAGCCCCAAGTCAACAGACGGTCACGCTAGGGCGCGAGACTGAACTAATTGCCGCCCGCACCCTTGCCTTTGCCGGCACGGAGGATTCCCGTCAGATTGAGACGGAGAAAAAACCGACATTCAGCCCGGAAGAAGGGTTCCAATCGGGAACGTGGCATTTAGGGGTCAAGTCTGGCTATGGTGACTCTCACAAAATTTTTGCCGGACGTGAGTCCGGTGTCAACTTCGCTCCGCTATTTTTCCAGATTGGGTACACAGTCACCGATGTCCATGGCCCTTTTCCGGTTCGTGGGAGCCTGGAAGTCATCTTCGAGCCGACCTTCATGTTTATCAGTGAGCCGACTAAAACCTTTGGCGAAGGCGCAAGCATCCTCCTCCGCTACAATTTTGTGACGGGCACTCGGTGGGTGCCGTTCTTCGAGGCTGGTATTGGTATCCTACATTGGAATCTCCACATCCCACGGGACCTCAACAGCCAGGTCAACTTCACTATCATGAGTGGTCCTGGAGTGAATTACTTTGTGAACGACAACCTGGCGATTACCGGACAAGTGGGCTTACATCACATCTCGAACGGAGGCCGCAAAAGCCCCAACGTCGGCGTTAATTCGAGCATGTATCTGCTGGGGGTCTCGTATTACTTTTAG
- the gap gene encoding type I glyceraldehyde-3-phosphate dehydrogenase — MAGIAINGFGRIGRLAFRAAWEQKLGLDLVAINDPAGANTDALLLEFDSNYGPFPAKVESDEGSMRIDGKRVLVFRERDWTKLHWSDVGVDIVLECSGRGTSRQEAEKHLAAGAKRVLISAPAKDEDITIVLGVNQERYDPALHRIISNGSCTTNGLAPVVKVLLNTFGIQWGFMSTVHSYTNSQSIHDRGTEDVRESRAAALNIIPTDTGAARALVKVIPELAGRFNGMAFRVPTPTVSVIDLVAEVDRDVTIDTVNAAFREAAKGSLRGILDVCDRPLVSMDFKGNPHSSIVDALMTLVLKDRIVKVVAWYDNEWGYSCRMADLAAYVASQDLKRDQQRLWGVAKDTKSA, encoded by the coding sequence ATGGCTGGGATTGCTATCAACGGATTCGGGCGAATCGGTCGGTTGGCGTTTCGGGCCGCGTGGGAGCAGAAGCTGGGCCTCGACCTGGTGGCCATCAACGATCCGGCCGGCGCGAACACTGATGCGCTGTTACTGGAATTCGACTCCAACTACGGGCCCTTCCCCGCAAAGGTGGAGAGCGACGAAGGAAGCATGCGGATAGATGGGAAGCGGGTCTTGGTCTTCCGGGAGCGCGATTGGACCAAACTTCACTGGTCGGATGTAGGGGTCGACATCGTGTTGGAGTGCAGCGGTCGGGGAACGAGCCGCCAGGAGGCTGAAAAGCATCTCGCGGCTGGGGCGAAACGGGTGCTGATTTCAGCCCCTGCAAAGGACGAGGACATCACTATTGTTCTCGGTGTCAACCAGGAACGATACGATCCGGCCCTTCACCGGATTATCTCCAATGGGTCCTGTACGACAAATGGCCTCGCACCGGTGGTGAAGGTTCTCCTTAATACATTCGGGATCCAATGGGGGTTCATGAGTACGGTACACAGCTACACCAATTCGCAATCTATTCACGATCGCGGGACGGAAGACGTTCGAGAATCAAGGGCCGCCGCCCTCAACATCATCCCGACCGACACCGGAGCTGCGCGGGCCCTTGTGAAGGTGATTCCCGAGCTCGCCGGCCGTTTCAACGGGATGGCGTTTCGGGTCCCAACGCCCACGGTCTCCGTGATTGACCTTGTCGCGGAGGTTGATCGTGACGTGACAATCGATACGGTCAATGCTGCCTTCAGAGAAGCAGCTAAGGGGTCGCTTCGCGGGATCCTCGATGTCTGTGACCGGCCACTGGTCTCGATGGACTTCAAGGGAAATCCGCACTCTTCTATCGTGGACGCCCTCATGACGCTGGTCCTGAAGGACCGGATTGTGAAGGTTGTGGCCTGGTATGACAACGAGTGGGGGTATTCGTGCCGGATGGCCGACTTGGCCGCCTACGTTGCCTCTCAAGACCTCAAGCGTGATCAGCAGCGGCTCTGGGGCGTCGCGAAGGACACAAAGTCAGCATAG
- the glyQ gene encoding glycine--tRNA ligase subunit alpha: protein MTFQELILALQRFFAEQGCVIQQPYDVEVGAGTMNPATFLRVLGPEPWKVAYVESTRRPADGRYGENPNRLQHYYQYQVIMKPSPDDIQEIYLDSLRSLGIDPLKHDIRFVEDDWESPTLGAWGLGWEVWLDGLEITQFTYFQQAGGIDLKPVSVELTYGIERIAMFLQGVDSVYDLTWVKGVTYGDIHHKSEVEWSVHNFEEADVALQFQLFDKYEREGLRLIEKGLVLPAYDYCLKSSHTFNLLDARGAIGVTERTSFIGRVRNLARRCAEAYLKQREEAGFPLMKAWQS, encoded by the coding sequence ATGACGTTTCAAGAACTGATCCTCGCATTACAGCGATTTTTCGCAGAGCAGGGCTGTGTCATCCAGCAGCCTTACGACGTTGAAGTGGGTGCGGGAACGATGAACCCTGCCACATTTCTGCGTGTCCTGGGCCCTGAGCCGTGGAAGGTCGCCTATGTCGAGTCGACTCGGCGCCCCGCTGATGGACGGTACGGAGAAAATCCGAATCGCCTCCAGCACTACTACCAGTATCAGGTCATCATGAAGCCATCCCCAGACGACATTCAGGAGATCTACCTGGACAGCCTTCGGAGCCTGGGTATCGACCCACTCAAGCACGATATCCGTTTCGTGGAAGACGACTGGGAGTCGCCAACCCTTGGCGCCTGGGGGCTAGGCTGGGAGGTCTGGCTTGACGGCTTGGAGATCACCCAATTCACCTATTTTCAGCAGGCTGGGGGCATCGACCTGAAACCGGTCTCTGTGGAGTTGACCTATGGGATCGAGCGGATTGCCATGTTCCTACAGGGAGTGGACAGCGTCTACGACCTGACGTGGGTCAAGGGCGTGACCTACGGTGACATCCATCACAAGAGTGAGGTGGAGTGGTCGGTCCACAACTTCGAGGAAGCCGATGTGGCACTCCAGTTTCAGCTTTTCGACAAATATGAGCGGGAAGGTCTCCGCCTTATCGAGAAGGGACTAGTGCTGCCGGCATACGACTACTGCCTCAAGTCTTCTCACACCTTTAACCTCTTGGACGCCAGGGGGGCGATAGGTGTCACTGAGCGGACCAGCTTCATCGGTCGCGTGCGAAACCTCGCGCGTCGCTGCGCCGAAGCCTATCTAAAGCAGCGTGAGGAGGCGGGCTTTCCACTCATGAAGGCGTGGCAGTCATAA
- a CDS encoding hemolysin family protein, which yields MEGLGSGTLVLEAVFIFMLILINGFFAGSEVAIISLRRSRVQELVEAGDDRASTVQRLKDDPDRFLATIQIGINLVSTLASAIGGALAVRVIRPLLDRLPGGGLGSAGELAALGIVVVVITYLTIVFGELVPKSLALRYAERIALAIARPHEAFGRWFSLIGRPLTASSRLILSLFGAAPQGTTGFVSEAEIKLMVQEGKEKGIFDQTEQELIHSVFEFTETSVKEVMIPRPQIDAIELETPLAEVLKFVVETGYSRYPVYHKSLDDICGVLHYKDLLRLQLESREASLKTITHPAYFVPETMQVSQLLKELQRRRTSMAIVVDEHGGVDGLVTMEDLLEEIVGEIHDEYETAEKPVERLRDGSLIIDASLNIKDLRDEHGLPFPESPTYETLAGFMLDQLQRMPKAGDIIIYQGKKLTIVDLDGRRLARIKVEELPATH from the coding sequence ATGGAAGGCTTAGGCAGTGGAACACTGGTGCTGGAGGCGGTGTTCATCTTCATGCTGATTCTGATCAACGGCTTCTTCGCGGGCTCCGAGGTAGCGATCATCTCTCTCCGGCGAAGCCGGGTACAGGAGTTGGTGGAAGCAGGAGATGACCGGGCATCAACGGTCCAGAGGCTCAAGGATGACCCCGACCGATTTCTGGCCACTATCCAGATCGGAATCAATCTCGTCAGTACGCTGGCCTCCGCTATTGGCGGGGCGCTGGCCGTAAGGGTGATCCGCCCCTTACTTGATCGCCTTCCAGGCGGCGGACTGGGATCGGCGGGTGAACTGGCCGCCCTTGGGATAGTGGTCGTTGTCATCACCTATCTCACTATCGTCTTCGGAGAGCTGGTCCCCAAATCGCTTGCCCTCCGCTATGCGGAACGGATCGCCCTCGCGATCGCCAGACCTCACGAGGCCTTTGGCCGTTGGTTCTCGTTGATCGGTCGTCCACTGACCGCTTCAAGCCGCCTGATCCTCTCGCTCTTCGGCGCTGCCCCTCAGGGAACGACAGGGTTTGTCAGCGAGGCGGAGATCAAGCTGATGGTTCAGGAGGGGAAGGAGAAGGGGATCTTCGACCAGACAGAGCAGGAGCTGATCCACAGCGTCTTCGAATTTACGGAGACCTCGGTCAAGGAGGTCATGATCCCTCGCCCTCAGATCGATGCGATCGAGCTGGAGACCCCGCTGGCAGAGGTGCTCAAGTTCGTAGTGGAGACGGGCTACTCCCGCTACCCCGTCTACCACAAGAGCCTTGATGACATCTGCGGCGTCCTGCACTACAAGGACCTGCTGCGGCTGCAACTGGAGAGCCGCGAGGCCTCTCTCAAAACCATCACGCACCCCGCCTACTTCGTCCCGGAGACGATGCAGGTCAGTCAACTCCTGAAGGAGCTGCAACGGCGGCGAACCTCGATGGCGATCGTGGTGGATGAGCATGGGGGCGTAGACGGGCTGGTCACTATGGAGGATCTCCTCGAAGAGATTGTCGGAGAGATCCACGACGAGTACGAGACTGCCGAGAAGCCCGTCGAACGGCTGAGGGACGGGTCGCTCATCATCGACGCTTCTCTGAATATCAAGGACCTGCGGGACGAGCACGGGTTACCATTCCCTGAGTCGCCTACCTACGAGACCTTAGCGGGCTTTATGCTGGATCAACTTCAGCGGATGCCCAAGGCCGGCGACATTATTATCTATCAAGGCAAGAAGCTGACAATCGTGGACCTGGACGGCCGACGGCTCGCCCGAATCAAGGTCGAAGAGCTGCCGGCAACGCATTGA
- a CDS encoding 4a-hydroxytetrahydrobiopterin dehydratase translates to MSKGKECSVISDEEVAKRLEQELPGWYLEGRWIRRKFNTDGWPTTLMLVGAIAYMAEAAWHHPDLEVTWGKVWVKLMTHSAGGITEKDFTLAKQIEQSVLWRPGESSPLDGTPNKWVRGGSKE, encoded by the coding sequence ATGTCAAAAGGCAAAGAGTGCTCGGTCATTTCGGACGAGGAGGTGGCCAAGCGTCTGGAGCAAGAGCTGCCAGGGTGGTACCTGGAGGGGAGATGGATCAGGAGGAAGTTCAATACCGACGGCTGGCCAACTACGCTCATGCTGGTGGGCGCGATCGCCTACATGGCAGAGGCCGCTTGGCATCACCCGGACCTGGAGGTCACATGGGGAAAGGTCTGGGTAAAGCTGATGACTCATTCCGCCGGGGGGATCACTGAAAAGGATTTTACCCTTGCCAAGCAGATCGAGCAGTCGGTGCTCTGGCGACCAGGCGAGAGCTCTCCTCTTGACGGCACACCAAACAAATGGGTTCGCGGCGGCAGCAAAGAGTAG
- a CDS encoding 6-pyruvoyl trahydropterin synthase family protein: protein MAAFRIRVDHENLKFSSAHFVLFGNGKCETLHGHNYRAWVELEGSLQPSDYVLDFLVVKPLMKQVCERLDHKVMLPTENEDLRIDPGDSVVGVIYGNKQYSFPAEDVLLLPIHNTSAELLARYICGVLREEIKSQFGGGGVTAIKVGVQESFGQEASYEEIF, encoded by the coding sequence ATGGCTGCTTTTCGCATCAGGGTTGACCATGAGAATCTCAAATTCAGCTCGGCCCACTTCGTGCTCTTCGGTAATGGCAAGTGCGAGACCCTTCACGGCCACAACTACAGGGCCTGGGTGGAACTGGAAGGGTCGCTTCAGCCAAGCGACTACGTCCTCGATTTCCTCGTCGTCAAGCCGCTCATGAAACAGGTCTGCGAGCGGCTGGATCACAAGGTCATGCTGCCGACCGAAAATGAGGATTTGAGGATCGATCCAGGCGATTCGGTGGTCGGGGTAATCTATGGCAATAAGCAGTACAGCTTTCCGGCGGAAGATGTGCTGCTGCTTCCGATCCACAACACCAGCGCAGAGCTGTTGGCCAGATACATCTGCGGAGTGTTGCGGGAAGAGATCAAGAGCCAATTTGGGGGCGGTGGTGTGACCGCGATTAAGGTTGGCGTACAGGAATCGTTCGGACAGGAAGCCTCCTACGAGGAGATCTTCTAG
- the tkt gene encoding transketolase, translated as MGESVKTDQESLDQLCINTIRTLAMDGVQKANSGHPGLPMGAASMAYVLWERHLRHNPTHPAWPNRDRFILSPGHGCMLLYCLLHLTGYDLLLDEIKQFRQWGSRTPGHSEHGVTPGVETTTGPLGQGFGNGVGMAITERFLAHHFNRPGHLIVDHFTYAIVSDGDLMEGVTSEAASLAGHLGLGKLIYLYDDNRITIDGSTDLAFTENVGQRFEAYGWHVQRVDGDDVHMIDTAISAAQAEQGRPSIIIARTHIAYGSPNKQDTSEAHGSPLGEEEVRLTKEALGWPLEPAFYIPDEALTNFREALQKGRALETEWQAQFDVYAAAYPELAEEWIRGMSGQLPEGWIEKIPIFTPAGGNLATREASGKVLNAIAQSLPTLIGGSADLAPSNNTHLKGYSDFQGSSPGGRNFHFGVREHAMGSILNGMALHGGVTPYGGTFLVFSDYMRPAIRVAALSHIHVIYVFTHDSIGLGEDGPTHQPIEHLSSLRAMPNLTVIRPADATETAVAWRVALEHRDGPVALALTRQKLPVLDRTKFPPAELLLKGAYVLADADQGHPRVILIATGSEVQVALEAWGRLTDEGIPARVVSMPSWELFDRQPEAYRNEVLPPTVTARLAIEAGSPHGWHRYVGLLGGVIGMTRFGASAPIQVLMQQFGFTPEHVVSRAKELMA; from the coding sequence ATGGGGGAATCAGTGAAAACCGATCAGGAATCGCTCGATCAGTTGTGCATCAATACCATTCGAACGCTGGCAATGGATGGGGTTCAAAAGGCGAACTCGGGGCATCCGGGCCTTCCCATGGGGGCCGCCTCCATGGCGTACGTCCTTTGGGAGCGCCACCTCCGACATAATCCGACTCATCCCGCGTGGCCGAATCGTGATCGGTTTATCCTTTCACCTGGCCATGGTTGTATGCTCCTGTATTGCCTCCTTCACCTGACCGGGTACGATCTCCTCCTCGATGAAATCAAGCAATTCCGCCAATGGGGTAGCCGAACCCCCGGACATTCGGAGCATGGCGTGACACCAGGGGTGGAGACGACGACGGGTCCCCTTGGCCAGGGTTTCGGCAACGGCGTCGGGATGGCGATCACCGAGCGATTTTTGGCCCATCACTTTAACCGGCCAGGACATCTGATCGTTGACCATTTTACTTACGCCATCGTGAGCGACGGGGACCTTATGGAGGGGGTCACCTCCGAAGCGGCCTCTCTTGCCGGACACCTTGGCTTGGGTAAACTCATCTACCTGTACGACGATAACCGGATTACCATCGATGGCAGCACTGACCTGGCCTTCACCGAGAATGTTGGACAGCGCTTTGAAGCCTATGGGTGGCATGTTCAGCGAGTGGATGGGGACGACGTTCACATGATCGATACCGCGATCAGCGCGGCCCAAGCCGAGCAGGGTCGCCCATCGATCATTATTGCCAGAACTCACATCGCCTACGGCAGCCCCAATAAGCAGGACACGTCAGAGGCTCACGGGTCGCCTCTTGGAGAAGAGGAGGTTCGGCTCACAAAGGAGGCTTTGGGCTGGCCGCTGGAACCTGCGTTCTATATCCCAGATGAGGCTCTGACTAACTTTCGAGAGGCCCTGCAGAAGGGTCGTGCTTTGGAAACAGAGTGGCAGGCTCAGTTCGATGTCTATGCTGCTGCGTATCCAGAACTTGCTGAAGAGTGGATCAGGGGGATGAGCGGTCAACTCCCCGAGGGCTGGATCGAGAAGATCCCGATCTTTACCCCTGCCGGGGGGAACCTGGCAACCCGCGAGGCGTCAGGCAAGGTGCTCAATGCTATCGCCCAATCCCTGCCGACCCTCATCGGCGGCTCGGCCGATCTGGCCCCATCGAACAACACCCACCTGAAAGGATATAGCGACTTCCAGGGGTCAAGCCCAGGGGGTCGGAACTTTCACTTTGGTGTTCGAGAGCACGCGATGGGGTCGATCCTCAACGGTATGGCACTGCACGGTGGCGTGACCCCGTATGGTGGAACCTTCCTCGTCTTTTCCGATTACATGCGTCCCGCCATCCGGGTAGCTGCGCTTTCGCACATACATGTGATCTATGTCTTCACCCATGACAGCATCGGTTTGGGCGAAGATGGCCCCACCCACCAGCCGATTGAGCACTTGTCTTCCCTCCGGGCCATGCCTAATCTTACAGTCATCCGCCCGGCAGATGCGACAGAAACTGCCGTCGCCTGGCGCGTTGCTCTGGAACACCGTGACGGGCCCGTGGCGCTGGCCCTCACCAGACAAAAGCTCCCGGTTCTCGACCGGACCAAATTCCCGCCTGCCGAACTCCTCCTGAAGGGCGCGTATGTCCTGGCTGATGCTGACCAGGGTCATCCTCGCGTCATTCTCATAGCCACCGGGTCGGAAGTGCAGGTGGCCCTGGAGGCGTGGGGACGACTGACCGATGAAGGCATCCCCGCGCGTGTCGTCAGCATGCCGAGCTGGGAGTTGTTTGATCGACAGCCGGAGGCGTATCGCAACGAGGTGCTTCCCCCAACAGTGACCGCCCGCCTTGCCATCGAGGCTGGATCTCCGCACGGTTGGCACCGCTACGTTGGCCTCCTCGGAGGGGTGATCGGCATGACACGATTTGGAGCCTCCGCACCGATTCAAGTCCTCATGCAGCAATTCGGCTTTACACCTGAGCATGTGGTGTCCCGAGCTAAGGAGCTCATGGCATGA
- the glyS gene encoding glycine--tRNA ligase subunit beta yields MTQDLLFEIGTEEMPSSYMPSVLKDLEVQACRLFEEQRITFSGVRTLGTPRRLTLYVERLDQSQGDLVREVVGPSKAVAFDQEGLPTKAALGFARAQAVSVEDLRVKTLDRGEYVVAVIVERVVRLEEMLPVILPRLITSLSFPKSMRWGQGTFRFVRPIRWLVALYSGRVIPFEIDGVKSGNKTYGHRFLSRGQIRIRSFQDYIEKLEERYVIVNQHRRRELVTRLAEEAAAKVGGKPIFDDELVEMVTSLVEYPTVVCGRFEQEYLLLPREVIMTPMRKHQRYFPVADDAGKLLPYFVTISNMKAKDMEVIRTGNERVLSARLKDAAFFFKEDRRVQLRERVPQLKGITFQERLGTMLEKVERLTKLVAYLAEQVAPHLVHDACQSAQLCKADLVTTMVKEFPSLQGVMGREYAQLSGESAVVAQAIEEHYLPRFAGDRLPESLVGALVGIADRLDTICGCFGIGLIPSGSEDPYALRRLAQGVVQILLSTGIDLPLSQPISKSLELFGDRLPLPRERIAQEVMGFMAARLQAILIERGVPGDLVEAALSVNAERVSDAGKRAEALAAFRREADFTELAATFKRVLNILPKGFSGSVDPRRFVSSAERALHSEATTLRTETERLVQAGDYVRALQLIAAIRPIVDMFFEEVMVMVEDRDLQENRLAILKEVADLFCGIANFSKIMAS; encoded by the coding sequence ATGACCCAAGACCTGTTGTTTGAGATCGGGACCGAGGAGATGCCCTCCAGCTACATGCCGTCGGTTCTGAAGGATCTGGAGGTACAGGCATGCCGCCTTTTCGAAGAGCAGCGCATCACCTTTTCTGGCGTACGCACGCTCGGCACTCCTCGGCGCCTTACCTTGTATGTTGAGCGGCTGGATCAGAGCCAGGGTGACCTGGTCCGTGAGGTGGTGGGACCATCCAAGGCGGTCGCGTTCGATCAGGAGGGCCTTCCGACCAAGGCCGCGCTTGGCTTCGCGAGGGCACAAGCCGTCTCTGTGGAGGACCTCCGCGTCAAGACGCTTGACCGTGGAGAGTACGTCGTTGCGGTCATCGTGGAGCGGGTCGTGCGCTTGGAGGAGATGCTGCCGGTTATCCTACCCCGCCTGATCACGTCGCTCTCCTTTCCGAAGTCGATGCGGTGGGGGCAAGGCACCTTCCGGTTTGTCCGCCCGATCCGATGGCTCGTTGCCCTGTACAGTGGTCGGGTGATCCCCTTTGAAATTGACGGGGTCAAAAGCGGAAACAAGACGTACGGTCACCGATTTCTGAGCCGTGGCCAGATTCGCATCAGAAGCTTCCAGGATTATATCGAAAAACTGGAAGAGCGGTATGTCATCGTGAACCAGCACCGTCGCCGGGAACTGGTGACAAGGCTGGCCGAAGAGGCCGCGGCCAAGGTTGGCGGGAAACCGATCTTCGACGATGAGCTGGTAGAGATGGTGACCTCCCTAGTGGAATACCCTACCGTGGTCTGTGGCCGCTTCGAACAGGAGTATCTCCTCTTACCTCGTGAAGTGATCATGACCCCCATGCGGAAGCATCAGCGCTACTTTCCGGTGGCTGACGATGCCGGCAAGCTCCTCCCGTATTTCGTGACGATCTCCAACATGAAGGCGAAGGACATGGAGGTCATCCGTACAGGCAACGAACGGGTCCTGAGCGCGCGGCTCAAGGACGCCGCATTTTTTTTCAAAGAGGATCGCAGGGTCCAGCTTCGCGAGCGAGTGCCCCAACTGAAGGGGATTACCTTTCAGGAGCGCCTTGGCACAATGCTAGAGAAGGTCGAGCGGCTTACCAAGCTGGTCGCCTACCTGGCTGAGCAGGTTGCCCCGCACCTTGTCCATGACGCCTGTCAGTCAGCTCAGTTGTGCAAGGCTGACCTCGTAACCACGATGGTTAAGGAGTTCCCAAGCCTGCAAGGGGTTATGGGCCGTGAGTATGCCCAGCTCTCCGGGGAGTCCGCGGTTGTGGCCCAAGCAATTGAGGAGCACTATCTCCCCCGCTTTGCAGGCGACAGGCTCCCGGAATCACTGGTTGGCGCTCTCGTAGGCATCGCCGACCGGCTCGACACCATCTGTGGCTGCTTCGGCATCGGGCTCATACCGAGCGGATCAGAAGATCCGTACGCCCTCCGGCGACTCGCGCAAGGGGTCGTGCAGATCCTTCTCAGCACAGGAATCGATCTGCCGCTCTCGCAGCCGATAAGCAAGAGCTTGGAGCTCTTTGGTGATCGCTTGCCGCTGCCGAGGGAGCGTATAGCACAAGAGGTCATGGGGTTTATGGCGGCCAGGCTCCAGGCGATCCTGATAGAACGGGGTGTACCCGGCGATCTCGTCGAGGCTGCCCTTTCCGTCAATGCAGAGCGGGTATCCGATGCCGGCAAACGCGCCGAGGCATTGGCTGCCTTCAGGCGTGAGGCCGATTTTACGGAGCTGGCGGCGACCTTCAAACGGGTGCTCAATATCCTTCCCAAGGGTTTCTCCGGATCGGTTGATCCAAGGCGGTTCGTGAGCAGCGCCGAGCGAGCGCTCCATAGCGAAGCCACAACGCTACGGACTGAGACAGAACGCCTGGTCCAAGCCGGCGACTACGTTCGAGCTCTGCAACTCATCGCCGCGATCCGCCCCATTGTGGATATGTTCTTCGAGGAGGTTATGGTGATGGTGGAGGATCGAGATCTGCAGGAGAACCGTTTGGCCATCCTGAAGGAGGTTGCTGACCTGTTTTGCGGGATCGCGAACTTCAGTAAGATTATGGCTTCGTAA